The Oncorhynchus tshawytscha isolate Ot180627B linkage group LG27, Otsh_v2.0, whole genome shotgun sequence genome includes the window CGCTGTGCTGTAACATTAGCCGTTGTCACATGCAGTCATGCTCTATAATGTTTTTCTTCTGTTTAAATATAGAGACCAAACACATTTGCATCAAGGTCTGcggaaagaaagagaaagtgtGATTGCACAAGTGAAGTTATACACAGTATTACAGTTATCACAGTCTTAATCAGACTGTAATGACAGATGCATTTTCCACATGTGCTGAGGAAAAACTTTGCCACCTTTAAAATAAtcacttctccatccctctctcctccttctcatgTTTACTGTAGTCATCATGGTTCTCCCCGACCTCTGTCTAACCTTACACCCTTACTATTTCTTATTAATGAATTCATGTCCTTCATTACCCTTGTAATGAAcacgaggagagacagagagctggtttcaagcacaggacacagcaggtgtttattgtaaaggaccacaggaggaggcaggtagctgggtccaggggcaggcagaaggtcatacacagggggtccaacagggcaacagtacaggcagggaaaaggctaggaACGTCGTCCAGGAGATCAGGCAAttggttgataacaggaaatccgataggctaaagtacaggcagggaataggcaaaaggcattgttagtgaggcaggcaaaaactataaTACACGGGAGGAGTACATCACAGGAACACCAGCGCTCTGAAAgacgtgtgtcacaaaacaaacaaaacctcACAGTGAcagggtgcaaagaactgaactaaatagtgtgtgattatgacatacaggtgtgtgagcAGGTGATTAGAAtccaggtgattgggatctggagagtgagctgcgttcaggggatctacgtgtttaagagtgtgagttggaaggaGACGTTACAACCCTGTTTGTTATCTCTTGTCTAAACCACGGTCATCCCCATTTCACTGTTTTATCTCCCCTCAATCTCTCCTGCTTCATTTCTAACACCACtcactttccccctctccttctctccctccagaaATTCACCTACCAGCCCCATCCTACCCTCCCCAACATCACCATCCTGGTCCCTCCCACTGGCAGTGCTTTCCATGACCCCTTCTTCCAGGTGGAGACCATATGTATCTTCTGGTTCTCCTTTGAGCTCATTATGCGCTTAGCCAGCTCCCCCAGTAAGCTCCACTTCTTCAAGGACGTGATGAACACTATCGACTTCCTCGCCATCATTCCCTTCTTCGTCACTCTGGGCACAGAGCTGGCCAGGGACAAAACCTCCAACAAGGACCCGGGCATGTCTTTGGCCATCATCAGGGTCATTAGGCTGGTCAGGGTGTTCAGGATATTCAAGCTGTCGCGTCACTCCAAGGGCCTGCAGATCCTGGGCCAGACTCTGAAGGCCAGCCTGAGAGAGTTGGCCCTGCTCATCTTCTTCCTCTTCATCGGAGTCATCCTCTTCTCCAGCGCTGTCTACTTCGCCGAGGCGGACAGCCCCGACACGGTGTTCACCAGCATCCCCGAGGCCTTCTGGTGGGCCGTGGTCTCCATGACGACAGTGGGCTACGGGGACATGTACCCTACGACTCTGGGGGGCAAGCTGGTGGGCTCCATGTGTGCCATCGCTGGTGTGCTCACCATCTCCCTGCCAGTCCCCGTCATTGTGTCCAACTTCAGCTACTTCTATCACCGAGAGACGGAGTGTCTCGAGAAAATCAGTGAGTACACCCACATCAGCACCTCTCTCTGGgagggtgaggatgaggagggagacgaAGGGGAGGGAGATTACACTCCCCTGTATGTGGGCGACTGCAAGGGAATCTGTAATCCCCTCAATGGGACACTGCTGTCAGGACTGTGTGCGGGGCAGGACGGGTGGGAGAACAAAGGCAACGTGTACCTCAGGGAACCCCTGGTCACTCAGGTGTGAGACAGGATAGATGGATAGACAGAGGATCTGCTGAATACAACCCTGGTACTCTGCCTCTAAGTTaaatagagagaaagataaaggagGATGGCAAAGTAAAGGAGAAGAGATacaaaaaaaatactattttacTCAAGGACTTACTTGCACGCTTGCACCGTCAATGGCTTACACCGTTTACTACAAACAGAACTGATGAGACCATGGCAGATATTGTGACAGCTTGCTTTTTGCTAATGTCACTGAGAATCGAGTATGATGCCATCATATTGACAATAAAAACAGCTGAAACagaatgtatatttatttattatatatttaccAGATTGTAATAACAgtttatacagtacatacaactCTAGCAATTGTAAATGTTGGTGTTTATAAGACATGAGTGAATTGCAGTGCCATTTTATATGTTAttgtgtgctagctagctaaatgcacAGGGCCGTTTTGAATGTGTGTAGAGGGTTGACTAAGGGCGTTTTTACCATTTTTGTGAACCCAGTGCAGTTTGCAAATTTTTTTGTGCAGCGTGAACACTCTCAAAGAACTCAGACCCCCtcagaagagccccctaagcaaacCGAACTGAGATCATCTCGAGAGCTGGTCTGAGTTCGGTTCTCCTGAATTCCGAGGTTTGATTCCTTTTTTAGGGCAATGTGAACACAAAGCTCCCCGGGTTCACTTGTCATTATTTCCGCacgacacactagactactgcagcaTTGTTTCCCTTGCCGTTACCACTCACATTGGTGCGACAAAAGAGAGAAGTGGATGTGCAGGTTcatggaaaaaaatgtttttttttatattgattagcGATTGCCACAGAAATGTTTAGTTTTTTGTTCAGATTATTTGTTTGCCATATGTGATCTATAGGCTAAGAGAGGTTCATAAACTGTTTATTTGATTGTGGGGTTTGAATAGTGTGAGAAGACAACAACATATTTGGTGAGAATCACAACATAGGGTCCAAAATCAATTCTAGCTCTTAAAAGGGCAGTAGCCTACATTGGGTGTACAATATTCAATTACAGTATTATTTAATCTGCAGTTATTCTTCTGCTATTTATTCTGTAACCAATAATATTTACATGTAGTAGTGTCTTCTGATAAAAatgattatttctccccttttTTCACTAAATGCAGTCTATTAGCTTTCAAAATGTAAGCAGGTGTATATGGCTGTCCGATAACACGTTTTGATGCCTTGTCCTGCACTGCACTTTGTAAAACCCTGGAGTGCATTGAGTGAATTTTGGAAAAAGATCTTGGTTCCTTTCTAAACATGGCAATGCAAAGAGGACTCGGACCACAGGATAGGTGAAGTGAACTGACAAAGGAGTTGAGTCCTCATTCAAAGATCAGTTCTTTTAAAGAGGACTATGTGTAAAAACACTCAATGTCCTGATGGGACTGGGCACCGTCTCTGAAAGCTATGGCAGAAATGCTCTGCAGTGATATTGTGGTGACGTGGAACACAAAGAGATCAGCCTGGGGGCTGTGGTGCAAACAGAGAGCAGCCCTAAGCGTTGGTCCTGGGCCAGTGGAGAGTTTTCAGTGTGTAATGGAGACAGCTAGGCTGGGCGGCAGGGAAATCTGATCCTGGACCGGTCAGGCTTCCAGCTGACCCTTCCTCCCAATGGCTGTGCAGGGCTAACACTAGTAGATACCACTGGCCTACATACACACTCACCCCACTAGGTAGAAGTACTTTACTGGTCATCCAAAGACACATCCCTGCCCCTGTCCATGTTACCATGGTGCCTCAATTATCTTGCCTACTTAGAATGTGTCTTAACAAAATGCTTTGCACAGTGTTCAGTGTTTATACTGTGCTTTATAAATATGTTCTCATGATCAGAGATTGTGAGCTGCACAGATTGTATAAGAGagttggttgtgtgtgtatgtgtatggttaCCAGTATGTGttctatgactgtgtgtgtgtgtgtgtgtgtgtgtatatgattgagtgcgtgtgtgtacgtgtgtgtgtgtggtctgtgtgtgtgtgtgtgtgtgcgcgtgtgtgtgtgtgtgtgtgtgtgtgtgtgtgtgtgtatgtgtgtgtgtgtgtgtgtgttaccagtatatgttctgtgtgtttgtgtgtgtgtgtgtgtgtacgtgtgtgtggttACCAGTATGTGCTCTATGACTGTAAACCCTGTTTATATTTGTTGTATTTAATAAAGATGGTATTTTATCAGTTATCTAAATGAGTCCCTGTTTTGTTAACAGAGGGGAGATGAGTCAGCAGATGTCCACTTCACCACAAAACAATTAtctaaacaacaacaaccaaaatgtctttcaaaatGTTGACATAATATGTGAAATGTATGATATTATTGGTATGTTTAGACACCATCTGTTTAACTTGGTGAGAGAGCAGATTGGATCATTTGAGTTCCCACTTCACACGCACCCCAAAGGATTGAGTTGATTCCCCTCCTTTCAACTATCTCTTTAGTCTCTAGAGGTCAAAGCATTCAGTGCAAATCCTCCTAGTCATCCCAGCTCAGGGACATCATACTGAGGACTCTGTGAAGGCTTCTTCTGAGCCATGAAGCCAGAAGAAACATGTACTGTGTATTTTGCAGATTGAAATAACTATGTAAACAATAACGAATTATACAAACAACATACATTTAATGGGACAACCATACAATAAATTCCCATAAGTACAGTGATTCATGTCTGTAATGCATTTCTTTCTGCAACGTTCATCACCCTCCGCCCTGAAAAAGCCTAGTTGGCAGAAATGGTGAAATGTGCAGGTGGGATTAAATAAACATGCGACAAGTGTGACACTAATGTAATGGCATCAATAACCATCCTCTACATAGAAATAACATCCACCAGTTCCATACCCTACTCTGCCAGGGAGGACTGAGGAAACTTAGTGACTGTTGCTAAAAGAGAGAAATGCTTCTAAATTAAACTGGAGACAAGCCAGACTGAAGTGAAGTTGAAATGAGTTGATGGGTTTTCAGCAACACTGACGGTTTGAGCAGATGAGTCTCTTCATACCCTCACTGCTTGATGACTGTCCCAATGATTACATACCCTGACCCCCCTCCGGGTTGGCTGACATTCCGATGTCGTGTTGTGGGTTAGATGTTTCTAGTGTAATATATGGACAACTCATTTTGTGGTTTTGAGTGATTTATGCTTGTTTTTGGTTGCTATTCATTgaattgacaaaaaaatacaaGTGGCAATCTTGTTGTGTAAGGAATTCCTGTATGTGAGCCGAAAAGACTCAGTTCACTACAATAAATAGAGTAATGAATCATAGTCTGTCTGATTGTTGAATACCTTCACCCAGAGAGTCGAGGCATGTCTGTCCCTGTTCACTGGGTTCACTAGGTGGTGGTGGCCTGTTGTGGCCTGAAGCTTTCCCTTATTATCTACCtgtttctctcatcctctcctcctctctccgtgaCGTGCAGGGTCCCAGCACTAACGTCAGTCCTGTTTGCAATTACCCACAGTGCCCTGCGCTGTCTGGAAGAATGAGTTGGATTGACGTCTTTCTGGCCATCTGCCGTTCTTcaattcccctccctccctccctccctccctccctccctccctccctccctccctccctccctccctccctccctccctccctccccctccctccctccctccctccctccctccctccctccctccctccccaactcCCTTTGAGAGGATTAAGTGTGTTgatatctctctgtgtctttgcctCATCAATGTGTAAATGtaatgctgtgtgcgtgtgtgtgtgtgtgtgtgtgtctgtgtgtgtctttgtctcatcaacgtgtgtgtgtgcgtgtgtgtgtgtgtgtgtgtgtgtgtgtgtgtgtgtgtgtgtgcgtgtgtgtgtgtgtgtgtgtgtgtgtgtgtgtgtgtgtgtgtgtgtgtgtgtgtgtgtgtgtgtgtgtgtgcgtgtgtgtgtgtgtgttcgaggtTTGGTGTGCCAGTTGCAACTTGAACGTCCAGTAATATCCTTGTCCACTGGATTTCATCACTGTCTTTAGTCACAAAATATTGATGTGTGTCCCCTTTTTGTAGTACTAATCTGTACACAGTTTTTACACAAGGTACAGAAATAACCAAATCTTTGTCATTGTAATTTAAATAAATCTCTAAGATTTTATTACATACAATATACACAAAACCTGGATCTGCAAACCTGCATTAAGACTGAAGGATTTGGGTAGGCAGTAATGACCTTCAATGAAAGGCATttcagagggacagaggaaaaCAAATCAATATGACAGAACCAATGAGAATATCTCCTAATTAACCAATAAATAATTAAAGTACAAGAGTAATGAAACAACAAGTAAATGAATACGTGCTGTGCAACACAGACTGAAGACTGTTGTGAtggaaaaaatgtataaaattacTAACAACCATCATTTCAGACAGCAGACTGACAAAAAATGACTAACCATACATAAATACTGAGAAATAACAATATTAACAACAATAACCGTATTATGATTGTCATTTCAGGACACGTTGAGGTCCAAGATGAGGTAAAGTCAAGTGAAGTGTTGAGTTTATagaggacaaggagaggaagagaagagagagagagaaggtagaataGTATAAAAATAGTTTGACTACATTGTGTTTGTTACCTTTAATTACATATAGTTGCTACACGCAAGTTTATCTCACATTTGAACTTACATATAAGTAGAATTAATAATTATTTGTTGAATCATTCGATACAGTACAGCTGGAGATGAACGACGTTCTACAGATGACCTTTTGGAAGTTGAGAAGAGAACATTTCTGATTGTGCGTTGACTGACACTGAACACCAAGATCTCAGTACAGCATCTCTCTCAGCCACGCTAGAGGGTAGAGGATAAGGTTGAGGAACTGGCTAGCTGAAATTATTAGAACAAGACAATGATTATCAGAGAATAGAGCTGGGTTGACAGAAGACACAACACTAAGTTAAAGCTCCCTTCTGCAGCACACTGAAGCGTAAAAGTTAGGGCATGGGCTCTTTTTTGAAAGATTATTAAAGGGTGTTGCCATAGCAACATAAATATCGTCATCGCTCAAAGCAAGCTTATTGATCCCTGATCATGTCAAACAGGACTCAAATCACACAAGAACACTCAAATCAGACAACTACTAAATAGTAACCATTTGTAGAGCACTGCATCCACCAACCCAGACCCCTATCAAAAACACCACAGTGGTACTAGGTGGTAGAGTGCAGTAAATTGGGGGAAGTGTAGTGAAACTGTGGTAAAACAGAAGTGTTTTCATAGAGGCGTCCCAATCAGGGCAGGTCGCAGGGCATGATGGTGTTCCTGCGGTCGTAAGCAGTGTCGTCACTCTCTTCTCCTTCACTCCCTTCATCCAGcaccctatccctctcctcctcttcctctgtctcgcTCTGATATCGGTCGCTGTCTCGCCCCcgcagtctctccctctctcttcctctatctctctctctgtctctctctctgtctctttccctgtctctttccctgtctctttcccttctgtctctatcccctctgtctctctctctgtgggagcGAGGGAGTGTGGGGATCTGGGAAGACAAAGAGGAATAAAGTCAGAGACAGGCCATCAAAGGACTATCCAACTCAAACGTTCACACAAATATTCCATTGATATCAATACAtgattaacaagaagttaggATTGAGCCCTAGGACTAGTGGTAGCTGTAACCCTGCCTACCTGGTTGTCGTGGCTTGGCAGGGCGCAGTAGCCAGGCTCTGTTCTGCGGAGGATGCGTGGGGAATGGGTACGGAAGGCAGAGGGCcgtggggagtgggagtgggaacAGTTGGAGCGTGGGGAGGGAGAGCGGACAGAATGGGGGGACGGAGAGCGGACGGAGCGGGGAGAGTTGGTGATGGAGTAGATCTGTGACAGGTTGGAGTGGCCGTGGTGGTTGAGTTTGGGTGGGCGGGGGAGCGTGGGGGTAACTCGGGGGTCTCTTGGGGTCCACCAGGTCTATCTCGGTGAGGACAGGGGGCGGGGGGATGAACTCCTCATCCTCAGGGGAGAGGAGCTCGGCGTCAATCTCAGCTAGCTCTGCCCTGGACAGGTGGTCCACAATCCCAGCACCAAACGAGTCGCCCACCACGTTGATTGAGGTACGCATTCTGTCACTGGCCCAACAGACAGACAATGCTGGAGTCAGACATGACTGATCACTGTGTTACAGGTACACTACAAGACAGGAGCTCTCATGGATGAGTAGATGCCAACAATAGCAATGGCATCTACAGCTAAGTACCACTCTACACTTTACAGTTGACAATATGCGTTGcattttgacagagcttgacGTTCCCTACTTTTCTTTCATAGAGATAATCAGCGACATTGAATCATTGTAGTCTAATGGCATCATGCTGTTGAAAACAAAGACCAGAGTATCTGAAGTGTAACATCACAGtgattgtgtgtatgtgactcACAGCAGCCAGTCGACAGCGATGAGCAGGCTGATGTCCTGGGTGGGCAGGCCCACAGCTGTAAGGATCAACAGCATGGTGACCAGGCCTGCGCTGGGAATACTGGCCGCTCCCACACTGGCCAGGGTGGCTGTcatactgagaggagaggaggggaaggagtgagggagaggaaagagaagagggaattGATGTTACACACATGTTTCTCATTCCAAGACATTGTCACCACAGAATGCATTAGCATGTGACTCATAAAAGTCATCAGCAACCACAACTGATACATCCTGTAAACCTACAGTTAGATGACTATTTCAAGGTACAAAACCCATGGAGGAAGTGACACAGCTTTCTCTTACATACATACAGAGCATGACAACCTTAAAACCATCACTGCACTTCAGTACTATACCTAAAAGCATAATATAGGTTGTTAGTGGTAAAGAAGGGGCCTACCTGACGGTAACGATCTGTCCTGCGTCCAGGTTGATGTCATTCATCTGAGCGATGAAGATGGCTGCCACCGCCTGATACAGGGCTGTACCGTCCATGTTGATGGTGGCTCCGATGGGCAGCACGAAACGCGTCACGCGCTTATCGATCTTCAGATTCTCCTCCAGACAGCGAAATGTGACAGGTAACGTTCCTgcactgagagaaggagagagagggtaagaaagGGATGTAGACAGGTAACGTTCCTgcactgagagaaggagagagagggtaagaaagGGATGTAGACAGGTAACGTTCCTgcactgagagaaggagagagagggtaagaaagGGATGTAGACAGGTAACGTTCCTgcactgagagaaggagagagagggtaagaaagGGATGTAGACAGGTAACGTTCCTgcactgagagaaggagagagagggtaagaaagGGATGTAGACAGGTAACGACTGAGAGGGATAAGAAAGGGATGTAGACAGGTAACGTTCCTgcactgagagaaggagagaggggtaagaaaGGGATGTAGACAGGTAACGTTCCTGCactgagagaaggagaagaaagggatGTAGACAGGTAACGTTCCTgcactgagagaaggagagggggtaagAAAGGGATGTAGACAGGTAACGTTCCTgcactgagagaaggagagagagggtaagaaagGGATGTAGACAGGTAACGTTCCTgcactgagagaaggagagagagggtaagaaagGGATGTAGACAGGTAACGTTCCTgcactgagagaaggagagagagggtaagaaagGGATGTAGACAGGTCGAGAGAGATAACGTGAAGAAAATACAAATGAGGAGAGAGGGTA containing:
- the LOC112234085 gene encoding potassium voltage-gated channel subfamily A member 1, whose protein sequence is MTDQGMENHDKGGGEGGGEGDKKHLPEEVSESDKETKDQRNKAEKGEKETENNGSEKERLEGKRESCRRSGSLWRGGWALTERLAINVSGMRYETQLRTLAQFPDSLLGDPNRRIRYFDPLRNELFLDRNRNCFDAILYFYQSGGRLRRPANVPLDVFLDELRFYELGEEIMERFKEDEGFPKEEVPALPENEMQRKVWMLFEHPESSSGARIIAIISVMVIVVSIAIFCLETLPDFRNEKELREKFTYQPHPTLPNITILVPPTGSAFHDPFFQVETICIFWFSFELIMRLASSPSKLHFFKDVMNTIDFLAIIPFFVTLGTELARDKTSNKDPGMSLAIIRVIRLVRVFRIFKLSRHSKGLQILGQTLKASLRELALLIFFLFIGVILFSSAVYFAEADSPDTVFTSIPEAFWWAVVSMTTVGYGDMYPTTLGGKLVGSMCAIAGVLTISLPVPVIVSNFSYFYHRETECLEKISEYTHISTSLWEGEDEEGDEGEGDYTPLYVGDCKGICNPLNGTLLSGLCAGQDGWENKGNVYLREPLVTQV
- the LOC112234037 gene encoding LOW QUALITY PROTEIN: excitatory amino acid transporter 2-like (The sequence of the model RefSeq protein was modified relative to this genomic sequence to represent the inferred CDS: inserted 2 bases in 1 codon; added 617 bases not found in genome assembly), which gives rise to MLLRYVSITDPNTLMLVSFPGDILMRMLKMLILPLIISSLITGLAGLDARSSGRMGSRAMVYYMSTTVIAAILGVILVLGIHPGNPKLRSSQEQDTAPKNQEVSSVDAFLDLIRNLFPENLVQACFQQVQTVAKKVSVMPPNQTEPVIVSKKKLEFKWGMNVLGLIGFFITFGMCMGKMGEKGKLMSEFFNILNEIIMKMVGMIMWYSPVGIASLISGKIAAIGDLEVVARQLGMYMVTVIVGLMIHGGIILPLIFFSITRKSPFTFYSGIFQAWITALGTASSAGTLPVTFRCLEENLKIDKRVTRFVLPIGATINMDGTALYQAVAAIFIAQMNDINLDAGQIVTVSMTATLASVGAASIPSAGLVTMLLILTAVGLPTQDISLLIAVDWLLDRMRTSINVVGDSFGAGIVDHLSRAELAEIDAELLSPEDEEFIPPPPVLTEIDLVDPKRPPXVTPTLPRPPKLNHHGHSNLSQIYSITNSPRSVRSPSPHSVRSPSPRSNCSHSHSPRPSAFRTHSPRILRRTEPGYCALPSHDNQIPTLPRSHRERDRGDRDRRERDRERDRERDRERDRERDRGRERERLRGRDSDRYQSETEEEEERDRVLDEGSEGEESDDTAYDRRNTIMPCDLP